GTCACCCCGCTGCTTGGGGTGTTCGCGTTTCCCGGCGTGGTCTTGATGGCGCGAAACCCAACTGCACGCGCGTGGTCGGTGCACGCCGCCGCATGCGGTGTGGTGCTTGCCGCTGTTTTCTACAACCCGCGCTTCGGCATGTACCTGCTTCCCTTCTACCTGGCTTCGGCGGGGCTGGCCTTGACATGGTGCGCTTTTCGACTCAACTCACTCCCAATGCAATCGAAATTCCGTTCGCTCCGCGCGCTTGCCGTTCCCGTCGTGGGGGCGCTCGCGTTGGGCGGCTCCGGCACCGTCGCCACGACCTCAGCCGTCAACATGCTGGAAAACGCGCCTCACGAGACCAGAATCGCCGGCCAGGAACTGAGGTCCCTTGGGCTCTCGGGTCAGTCGATTGTCGCGAGGAAGCCGCATGTCGCTTATTACGCCAGCATGAAGTACGTCGCTTTCCCGGACGACATTCCGCTCTGGCGCTTTCCTGCCTGGGCGCGTTCGACCGGGGCGCAGTACCTATTCTTCTCGGGTGTCGAGCAAGTCATGCGTCCGAACTTCGCGGTGCTTGCGGAGTCTGCCCTGGCGCTACCGGGCTTCGAGCAGGTCCTCTGGCAGCGAGTCGATCCGACTCGGTTTTACGCGGTGTATCGCCTGACCGAGCCCGCATCCGACTCCGCGGCATTTGCAGCCCGCTACCGGGATGCGCTGTACGTCTACGACCGGCACCATCCGCAGATCGAGTCGAAGCTCTACGTCGCCGTGCAGCTCCTGGAGTTGGGCTTGCCTGCCGACGCCCTCGCGCGTCTCGACAACATTGGTGTCGCTGGGGACCGGGACCCGGCGGTTCAGCGGTACCGCTCGATCGCCCTAGTCGGCGTCGGACAGTGGAGCGAGGCCGCGCAGGCCTGTTCCAAGAGCATGGCGTTGGGAGGACCGACAGCCTGGCATTGGGGTCAGCTTGGCCGGATTGGAATGCACGAGGGCAAGCTGGCCGCTGCCGAGAAGTGCTTCGAAAACGCGGTCTCGCTGGAACCGGCGAGCCTTTCGTATCTCGAGCAACTCGGCCTCAGTCGCATCGCGCAGCGGAATCTTGCGGGAGCCGCCGGCACGTTCGAGGCCTGCTTGCGACTGTCGCCGAACGACCTGCGCCTCCGGCGAGAAGCGATGGGCGCCTGGCAGCTCGCCGGTAACGGCTCGCGAGTGCAGCAGCTCTACACAGAAGGCGTGCAGGC
This DNA window, taken from Candidatus Sulfotelmatobacter sp., encodes the following:
- a CDS encoding glycosyltransferase family 39 protein, producing the protein MLLLVVVGLWHRTPLYTAETDLIGEYVPAAQELMSGHIDLAHYTFKGPGYPLMIAVAARAFGGDAALAARFLSPIAAALAVWAAYLLASVSLGERIGAFTALALIFSPIMVRYAIEAGTDAPAVALMLLSTWLVVARRGLLGMLAAGLLAGYAVLTRSNAVFLLPCAAATLLVRARRISSVAIYALGAAIPMVAWTVIASRVGPSPPDRNYLNVAWELYGRGVPWDTFQVTIGKQFHSMRDVFMFSPLRAITHVAWNLVYFRVRDWGELVTPLLGVFAFPGVVLMARNPTARAWSVHAAACGVVLAAVFYNPRFGMYLLPFYLASAGLALTWCAFRLNSLPMQSKFRSLRALAVPVVGALALGGSGTVATTSAVNMLENAPHETRIAGQELRSLGLSGQSIVARKPHVAYYASMKYVAFPDDIPLWRFPAWARSTGAQYLFFSGVEQVMRPNFAVLAESALALPGFEQVLWQRVDPTRFYAVYRLTEPASDSAAFAARYRDALYVYDRHHPQIESKLYVAVQLLELGLPADALARLDNIGVAGDRDPAVQRYRSIALVGVGQWSEAAQACSKSMALGGPTAWHWGQLGRIGMHEGKLAAAEKCFENAVSLEPASLSYLEQLGLSRIAQRNLAGAAGTFEACLRLSPNDLRLRREAMGAWQLAGNGSRVQQLYTEGVQAGLAPAALLNGSDAGH